From the Desulfobacteraceae bacterium genome, one window contains:
- a CDS encoding radical SAM protein, giving the protein MGWQISPAISDILDKGGGFGGISRDEALTLLRLPLQTRAVYALMETANRMSRQQFGDKGENHFHIGVNLAPCPLDCKFCSLSTRVGIFTEAVEFEELQIVAWARQAAAQNADGLNIMTTGTFSFQRLLEIGRLLKKTVAVPLVANTRDINHKEGEALLDAGFVGAYHAVRLGEGRDTPLKPEKRIHTIQILRDVGLRWMNCVEPVGPEHPLEEIVGLMFLARDYGATYSGVMRRINFAGSPMAVHGMISELEMARMVAVSRLVMGDVPQAHCTHEPHSASLLAGANLFFPEVGASPRDGEADTGKGRGHSLAQCCQMQREMGWNPDLPSNCFVSAAVTAPVQPPGA; this is encoded by the coding sequence ATGGGCTGGCAGATTTCCCCCGCGATCAGCGACATTCTCGACAAAGGCGGCGGCTTTGGCGGCATCAGCCGCGACGAGGCCCTTACCCTGTTACGTCTGCCGCTTCAGACGCGCGCGGTTTACGCCCTGATGGAGACCGCCAACCGCATGTCGCGCCAGCAATTTGGCGATAAGGGTGAAAACCATTTTCACATCGGCGTCAATCTGGCGCCCTGCCCGCTGGACTGCAAGTTCTGCTCGCTTTCCACCCGGGTGGGCATCTTCACAGAGGCGGTTGAATTCGAGGAGCTGCAGATCGTCGCTTGGGCACGTCAGGCCGCAGCGCAAAATGCCGACGGCCTGAACATCATGACCACCGGCACCTTTTCCTTCCAGCGGCTGCTGGAGATCGGCCGCCTGCTGAAAAAAACGGTCGCCGTGCCGCTGGTGGCCAACACCCGCGACATCAACCACAAAGAGGGCGAGGCGCTCCTGGACGCCGGCTTTGTGGGGGCCTACCACGCCGTGCGCCTGGGCGAAGGGCGGGATACGCCGCTGAAGCCTGAAAAACGCATCCACACCATCCAGATCCTCCGGGACGTGGGGCTGCGCTGGATGAACTGCGTCGAGCCGGTGGGTCCCGAACACCCGCTGGAGGAGATCGTTGGGTTGATGTTCCTGGCCCGTGATTACGGCGCCACCTACAGTGGGGTGATGCGTCGAATCAACTTTGCGGGCTCCCCGATGGCCGTCCACGGCATGATCAGCGAACTGGAGATGGCCCGCATGGTGGCGGTCTCGCGCCTGGTGATGGGTGATGTCCCCCAGGCGCACTGCACCCATGAACCCCACAGCGCCTCGCTGCTGGCAGGTGCCAACCTCTTTTTCCCCGAAGTCGGCGCCAGCCCGCGCGACGGGGAGGCCGACACCGGCAAGGGCCGTGGCCACAGTCTCGCCCAGTGCTGCCAGATGCAGCGGGAGATGGGCTGGAACCCGGACCTGCCGTCCAACTGCTTCGTGTCAGCGGCGGTGACCGCGCCAGTGCAACCCCCCGGGGCCTAA
- a CDS encoding OmpH family outer membrane protein, with amino-acid sequence MKPSVHTALAAVFCLILASVAWGASPKFGVVDFQRVLQNSKAGKAAKAEIEQKGKAMEAELKTKGQDLENQKKRLEAEAQVMTKEVKEEKARAFQSQVNDFNQLQRRYANDFKKFEVEKLKQIQDAVTGLLEQIAKKEGYAIIFERSRVLYHQEALDLTDKLIQLYDKQ; translated from the coding sequence ATGAAACCATCGGTTCACACAGCCCTGGCAGCCGTCTTTTGCCTGATCCTGGCCTCGGTGGCCTGGGGGGCGTCACCCAAATTCGGCGTCGTCGATTTTCAGCGGGTGCTTCAGAATTCCAAAGCCGGCAAGGCCGCCAAGGCTGAAATCGAGCAAAAAGGAAAGGCCATGGAGGCCGAACTCAAGACCAAAGGCCAGGACCTGGAGAACCAGAAGAAGCGGCTGGAGGCTGAAGCCCAGGTCATGACCAAGGAGGTCAAGGAGGAAAAAGCACGCGCGTTCCAAAGCCAGGTGAACGACTTCAACCAGCTGCAGAGACGCTATGCCAACGACTTCAAAAAATTCGAGGTCGAAAAGCTCAAACAGATCCAGGACGCGGTGACCGGCTTATTGGAACAAATCGCCAAAAAAGAGGGGTACGCCATCATTTTCGAACGCAGCCGGGTGCTATACCACCAGGAAGCCCTGGATCTCACCGACAAGCTGATCCAACTCTACGACAAGCAGTAG
- a CDS encoding YkgJ family cysteine cluster protein, producing the protein MKSETVFLTREQAVEAICRDFRQYAPQLLLFCEVLRLVSDRETRLRPEIRKRGVWISVCGRQKMRWLEGRELLAHLCEALVRARLEPAKLAAVCARVFQTRAFPAVAPDTGEIGVRIEAGMHRFSCRQCGQCCRYLDYRNEVGAADVARWQSMGRSDILRWVGVYRRTDAQPTYRAWVDPATGQLAASCPFLKSNASGNRWVCGIHDVKPEICRQYPTSRKHARMTGCPGFDA; encoded by the coding sequence ATGAAAAGCGAAACCGTTTTTTTGACTCGCGAGCAGGCCGTGGAAGCGATTTGCCGTGATTTCCGGCAGTATGCGCCGCAGCTTCTGCTGTTCTGCGAGGTTTTGCGGCTGGTTTCGGACCGCGAGACCCGGTTGCGGCCAGAGATCCGCAAAAGAGGCGTCTGGATCAGTGTTTGCGGCCGCCAAAAGATGCGCTGGCTGGAGGGGCGGGAATTGCTGGCGCATCTCTGCGAGGCGCTGGTGCGGGCCCGACTAGAACCCGCAAAGCTGGCGGCAGTCTGCGCCCGGGTCTTCCAAACCCGGGCTTTTCCGGCAGTGGCACCCGACACCGGCGAGATCGGGGTTCGCATCGAAGCCGGCATGCACCGCTTCTCCTGCCGTCAGTGCGGACAGTGCTGCCGCTATCTGGATTACCGCAACGAGGTCGGCGCCGCCGATGTCGCCCGCTGGCAGTCCATGGGGCGCAGCGATATTCTTCGCTGGGTGGGGGTTTACCGCCGCACCGACGCCCAGCCGACCTACCGGGCCTGGGTGGACCCGGCCACCGGCCAATTGGCGGCCAGTTGCCCCTTTCTGAAATCGAATGCCTCCGGGAATCGATGGGTCTGCGGGATTCATGACGTCAAACCGGAGATTTGCCGCCAATACCCGACAAGCCGCAAGCACGCCCGCATGACCGGGTGCCCCGGCTTTGACGCCTGA
- a CDS encoding cytochrome c has translation MKAVFKFLGCAVSFLVVIGVAYGQFAKPEEAIAYRRAVMKVNGHHFNSLGAMVKGSVPYDQAAAASDAQVVTMMAGLPWAAFAVAGSDQGDTRLKSSALAERDKFMAAASAFEAASAKLRDLADAGDEAAVKAQFGAVAQTCKECHRAYRN, from the coding sequence ATGAAAGCCGTTTTCAAATTTTTGGGATGTGCGGTCAGTTTTCTGGTAGTGATCGGGGTGGCCTATGGGCAGTTCGCCAAACCCGAGGAGGCCATCGCCTACCGTCGGGCAGTGATGAAGGTCAACGGCCATCATTTCAACAGCCTTGGGGCGATGGTCAAGGGAAGCGTGCCCTACGACCAGGCGGCGGCAGCATCCGATGCCCAGGTGGTGACGATGATGGCCGGCCTGCCGTGGGCGGCCTTTGCCGTTGCGGGAAGCGATCAGGGGGACACGCGGCTGAAATCATCGGCGCTGGCCGAAAGGGACAAATTCATGGCGGCGGCGAGCGCCTTCGAGGCGGCCAGCGCCAAACTGCGCGATCTTGCCGACGCCGGTGATGAGGCTGCCGTCAAGGCTCAGTTCGGGGCCGTTGCACAGACCTGTAAGGAATGTCACAGGGCTTATCGCAATTAG
- a CDS encoding RNA-binding S4 domain-containing protein, whose amino-acid sequence MEIFEISSDYIELNKLLKASGLCDSGGMAKSVITGGQVLVDGSVEYRVRCKIRKGQTASFHGRRIRVGQAPRPPQEMF is encoded by the coding sequence TTGGAAATATTTGAAATATCCAGTGACTACATCGAACTCAACAAGCTTTTGAAGGCATCCGGGCTCTGCGATAGCGGTGGAATGGCCAAGTCGGTGATCACCGGCGGCCAGGTCCTGGTGGACGGCAGCGTGGAGTACCGCGTCAGGTGCAAAATTCGAAAAGGCCAGACGGCCTCCTTCCATGGCCGCAGAATCCGGGTGGGGCAGGCGCCGAGGCCCCCGCAAGAAATGTTCTGA
- a CDS encoding DnaJ domain-containing protein: MPRDYYVILGITRTASAENIKQAYRRIAKRFHPDRAHSKEASERFLEARDAYEILSDSAKRRDYDASLERQVQTRVMRPPDGPVAEEVAPRGGGESPLKGILDAFFPGVFERNEERILQRDPHIEIILSPQEALRGGSFPVTLQLTAPCEQCGGRGRDIFWECSACRGRGQVAIRESFSLSLPPGIRDGTTATLSMAGVGFGGMRLHLRVRVAGIPT; the protein is encoded by the coding sequence ATGCCCAGAGATTACTACGTCATACTGGGAATAACGCGCACGGCCAGCGCTGAGAACATCAAGCAGGCTTACCGGCGAATCGCCAAGCGCTTCCATCCCGACCGGGCACATTCCAAAGAGGCCTCCGAGCGGTTCCTGGAGGCCCGCGATGCCTACGAGATCCTGTCGGATAGCGCCAAACGTCGGGATTATGATGCCAGCCTGGAGCGTCAGGTGCAAACCCGGGTAATGCGCCCGCCCGATGGCCCGGTTGCAGAGGAGGTGGCCCCCCGCGGCGGGGGAGAATCACCGCTAAAAGGTATCCTGGATGCTTTTTTCCCGGGGGTATTCGAGCGGAATGAGGAAAGGATCCTGCAGCGGGATCCCCACATCGAAATAATTCTCTCCCCGCAGGAGGCCCTCCGGGGGGGGTCCTTCCCGGTTACCCTCCAGTTGACGGCGCCTTGTGAGCAGTGCGGCGGCCGCGGGAGGGACATTTTTTGGGAATGCTCGGCCTGCAGGGGGCGCGGCCAAGTCGCAATCAGAGAATCCTTCAGCCTGAGCCTGCCCCCCGGCATTCGTGACGGCACAACCGCCACCCTTTCCATGGCAGGGGTGGGATTCGGCGGTATGCGCCTGCATCTTAGAGTCCGGGTGGCCGGCATCCCCACCTGA
- a CDS encoding Hsp20/alpha crystallin family protein encodes MADRESKEIQVKDKQEVTSPAEQTRPGLVFTPDVDIFETETTITMLADLPGVRPEDLNIDLRDNTLTISGEIFPVEGGDEEDILIEYETGKYYRQFTLSEVIAQDKIDAKLTNGVLRLTLPKVEKAMPRKITVAA; translated from the coding sequence ATGGCGGACAGAGAATCCAAAGAAATCCAGGTCAAAGACAAGCAGGAAGTGACCTCTCCTGCCGAGCAGACACGGCCGGGGCTGGTTTTCACACCGGACGTGGATATCTTCGAAACCGAAACCACAATCACCATGTTGGCCGACCTGCCGGGGGTGCGCCCCGAGGATCTCAACATCGATCTGCGGGACAACACCCTGACCATTTCCGGGGAGATCTTTCCGGTGGAGGGCGGCGACGAGGAGGACATCCTGATCGAATATGAGACCGGCAAGTATTATCGTCAGTTCACCCTGTCGGAGGTCATCGCCCAGGATAAAATCGACGCCAAACTCACCAACGGCGTACTGCGGTTGACCTTGCCCAAGGTGGAAAAAGCAATGCCGCGCAAGATCACGGTGGCGGCGTAA
- a CDS encoding Hsp20/alpha crystallin family protein has protein sequence MLYRQLFGLPTWRARGSFSDLERMRQQMDRLMETLAPETFAARPAGVFPLINLTEDRDNYHLRAELPGVKAEDLDIQVLRKTISLTGKRTFTEEGQEVRYHRREREAGTFSRMIGLPGDIDPEKVSATLKNGILTVTVAKAEAAKPRQITVA, from the coding sequence ATGCTTTACAGACAATTGTTCGGACTGCCCACGTGGCGTGCCAGAGGCTCTTTCAGTGATCTGGAGCGCATGCGCCAGCAGATGGACCGGCTGATGGAGACACTGGCGCCGGAGACTTTTGCCGCCCGCCCGGCCGGGGTCTTTCCGCTGATCAACCTGACCGAAGACCGCGACAACTACCATCTGCGCGCGGAGCTCCCGGGGGTCAAAGCCGAAGATCTCGACATCCAGGTCCTGCGAAAGACGATTTCACTTACGGGCAAAAGGACGTTTACTGAGGAGGGTCAGGAGGTTCGCTACCACCGGCGGGAGCGCGAGGCAGGAACCTTTTCGCGGATGATCGGACTGCCCGGCGACATCGATCCGGAAAAAGTCAGCGCTACTCTTAAAAACGGCATTTTGACCGTGACAGTGGCCAAAGCCGAAGCGGCCAAACCCAGACAGATCACAGTGGCGTAA
- a CDS encoding L-lactate permease — MSLGLQSFLAVLPILTAAVLLVGFRWPAKWAMPICYAVAVIISFLFWQVDLVRILASTIQGLFITADILFIIFGAILLLNTLKHSGAISAIRNGFTRISPDRRIQVVLTAWLFGAFIEGASGFGTPAAIAAPLMVAIGFPALGAVMIGMMIQSTPVTFGAVGTPILIGVKGGLESPQLTALLGQAGLDFSHYLQLITAASATLHAIAGTLIPTFMVVMMTRFFGKNKSWTEGLSILPFSLLGGLAFTVPYALTGIFLGPEFPSLIGALVGMAIMTVAATKGFLVPKDTWDFPPREEWSPGWTSRMDIKLDALTAKKPMNLVRAWIPYLLVAVVLVLTRLRQLPLGDWLKSVKFPWPDILGTGISAAFVPLYLPGAILCFVVLLTYFLHRMSPEELGAAIRESSSILLGAGFVLIFTIPMVRVYINSGINAAGYSSMPLAMAEWVAANVGKVWPFFAPFIGGLGAFIAGSNTISNLMFSLFQHGVAQNLAISGVVVVSLQAVGAAAGNMFCIHNVVAASATVGLLGQEGNTLRLTIIPTLYYCTLTGILGLLAIYLMGYHDPLSAYLLTR, encoded by the coding sequence ATGAGCTTGGGGTTGCAGTCTTTTCTGGCCGTGCTGCCCATCTTGACGGCGGCCGTTCTGCTGGTCGGTTTCCGCTGGCCCGCAAAATGGGCCATGCCCATCTGCTACGCGGTGGCCGTGATTATCTCCTTTCTCTTCTGGCAGGTGGACTTGGTGCGCATCCTCGCCTCGACCATCCAGGGGCTTTTTATCACCGCCGACATTTTGTTCATCATCTTCGGAGCGATTTTACTGCTCAACACCCTCAAACATTCAGGTGCGATCTCCGCTATCCGCAACGGCTTCACCCGGATCAGCCCGGACCGTCGGATACAGGTGGTGCTGACCGCCTGGCTTTTCGGCGCCTTTATCGAAGGCGCGTCGGGATTCGGCACCCCGGCGGCCATCGCTGCGCCCCTGATGGTGGCTATCGGTTTCCCGGCCTTGGGCGCGGTCATGATCGGCATGATGATCCAAAGCACCCCTGTGACCTTCGGAGCGGTCGGAACCCCCATTCTGATCGGTGTCAAGGGGGGTTTGGAAAGCCCCCAACTTACCGCACTGCTGGGCCAAGCGGGCCTGGACTTCAGCCACTACCTGCAGCTGATCACGGCCGCTTCGGCCACCCTGCACGCCATTGCCGGCACCTTGATCCCGACCTTCATGGTGGTCATGATGACCCGCTTTTTCGGCAAGAACAAATCCTGGACCGAGGGCTTGTCCATTTTGCCATTTTCCCTCCTGGGCGGTCTGGCGTTCACCGTGCCCTACGCGCTGACGGGCATTTTTCTCGGGCCAGAATTCCCCAGCCTGATCGGCGCCCTGGTCGGCATGGCGATCATGACCGTCGCGGCCACCAAAGGATTTCTGGTGCCCAAGGACACCTGGGATTTCCCGCCCCGCGAAGAATGGAGCCCCGGTTGGACGAGCCGGATGGATATCAAACTCGACGCGCTGACGGCCAAAAAGCCCATGAACCTGGTCCGGGCCTGGATTCCCTACCTCCTGGTAGCCGTCGTTCTGGTGCTCACCCGCCTGCGCCAACTGCCCCTGGGCGATTGGCTCAAAAGCGTCAAATTCCCCTGGCCCGACATCCTCGGCACCGGAATCAGCGCCGCCTTCGTGCCCCTCTACCTGCCCGGCGCGATCCTCTGCTTCGTGGTCCTGCTCACCTATTTTCTCCATCGCATGAGCCCGGAGGAACTCGGGGCCGCCATCAGGGAATCCAGCAGCATTCTGCTGGGGGCCGGTTTCGTGCTGATCTTCACAATTCCCATGGTGCGGGTGTACATCAATTCGGGTATCAACGCCGCCGGCTACTCCAGCATGCCCCTGGCGATGGCCGAATGGGTGGCCGCCAATGTGGGCAAGGTCTGGCCCTTTTTCGCGCCGTTCATCGGCGGCCTGGGCGCCTTTATCGCCGGCAGCAACACCATCAGCAACCTCATGTTCAGCCTCTTCCAGCACGGGGTGGCCCAAAATCTGGCCATCTCTGGCGTGGTTGTGGTCTCGCTTCAGGCTGTGGGCGCGGCAGCGGGCAATATGTTCTGCATCCACAACGTGGTGGCGGCCTCCGCTACGGTCGGGCTGCTGGGCCAGGAGGGCAACACCCTGCGCCTGACCATCATCCCGACCCTCTATTACTGCACCCTGACGGGCATTCTCGGACTGCTGGCGATTTACCTGATGGGCTATCACGATCCCCTTAGCGCTTATCTGCTGACCCGATAG
- a CDS encoding transporter substrate-binding domain-containing protein — translation MKGVFIILLAIPWLALTQANAGEIERIKAKGEIVISVNKGYPPFCVVGEDDIFGLDVDLARLIADHLGVKARFVMPDQFKDQIPKLLAGESDIIIAAMTRTVERGLQVAFTDPYFEVSQAALVEKEMVAPVASSYFELVDIPGIRIGVKADTTIENFARELFPAEAIKTFPDHPEAVAALVKGEVDATVHDSPFVQIWSRTHPEMSARIKPLLAPVTREDYGFAVRKGDPDFLGWLNLFISQVKNDGTMDLLEYRYFVDMQWAGLKPTREARVTRAQLLRNKFVARKQALLEQKRTEEKLRSGDAYE, via the coding sequence ATGAAAGGGGTATTCATAATTTTACTGGCAATCCCATGGCTGGCGCTCACCCAGGCAAACGCCGGAGAAATCGAGCGCATCAAGGCCAAGGGTGAAATCGTGATCTCCGTCAACAAAGGCTACCCGCCTTTCTGTGTGGTCGGCGAAGATGACATCTTCGGGCTGGATGTCGATTTGGCCCGGCTGATCGCCGATCACCTGGGGGTCAAGGCAAGGTTTGTCATGCCGGATCAGTTCAAGGATCAAATTCCAAAACTGTTGGCCGGCGAATCGGACATCATCATCGCCGCTATGACCCGAACCGTTGAACGCGGCCTGCAGGTCGCCTTCACGGACCCGTATTTCGAGGTCAGTCAGGCGGCCCTGGTCGAAAAAGAGATGGTCGCGCCGGTGGCCAGCTCCTATTTCGAACTGGTGGACATTCCGGGGATCCGCATCGGGGTCAAAGCCGACACCACCATCGAAAACTTTGCGCGCGAGCTCTTTCCGGCCGAGGCCATCAAAACCTTTCCCGATCACCCGGAGGCGGTCGCGGCCCTGGTCAAGGGGGAAGTGGACGCCACGGTCCATGATTCGCCCTTTGTTCAAATTTGGTCCCGTACCCACCCGGAGATGTCCGCGCGCATCAAGCCGCTGCTGGCGCCGGTAACCCGGGAGGATTACGGGTTTGCGGTGCGCAAGGGGGACCCCGATTTTCTGGGCTGGCTGAACCTTTTCATCAGCCAGGTCAAAAATGATGGCACCATGGATTTGCTGGAGTACCGCTATTTTGTGGACATGCAGTGGGCGGGCCTGAAACCGACCCGGGAGGCGCGGGTCACCCGGGCCCAGTTGCTGCGCAACAAATTCGTCGCCCGCAAGCAGGCGCTGCTGGAGCAAAAACGCACCGAGGAGAAACTGAGATCTGGCGATGCCTATGAATAG
- the aspA gene encoding aspartate ammonia-lyase — translation MPESASILKNIVLFKDLSEAELDLLAQKVTRRTYPLGAYLFHAGTTRTEMFVIQAGEVEILRGIGDVQRTVARIGEGNFVGEGAMLDEDEHTNTCRAVVDSRVLALERQAVEEILKQNPEMAGKILSQVARVMAYRLKYASFGYRGAAIAAPAGGKQRLEHDLLGEREVPADAYFGVQTLRALENYDITGIPLSHFPNFVKALAMVKKAAAKANQKLGDLDKEVGEAICKACDEIIAGNLHGQFVVDMIQGGAGTSTNMNANEVIANRALEILGRSRGEYDIIHPNNHVNKSQSTNDAYPTAIRLAILLSYSELTDALADLAYELKQKSVEFSDVIKMGRTQLQDAVPMTLGQEFEGFRVTVKEDIQRINVVVQLFREINLGATAIGTGITAKPEYSSLAIEELSRIAKFELVQAENLMEATSDMGAFVMFSSVLKRIAVKISKICNDLRLLSSGPRAGLNEINLPPMAPGSSIMPGKVNPVIPEVVNQVAFQVIGNDLTVTLAAEAGQLQLNVMEPVLAFNCFQSLRMLIQAVNTLTHRCIKGITANRERCRDYVANSIGIVTALVPHIGYENATRIAKKALETNKSVMDLVLEENLLNQSQLEDILSPQKMTRPRI, via the coding sequence CTGGATCTTCTGGCGCAGAAAGTCACCCGCAGAACCTATCCGTTGGGAGCTTACCTCTTTCACGCCGGCACAACACGCACGGAAATGTTCGTCATCCAGGCGGGGGAGGTGGAAATCCTGAGGGGAATCGGGGATGTTCAAAGAACGGTGGCGCGGATCGGTGAGGGCAACTTTGTGGGCGAAGGCGCCATGCTGGATGAAGACGAGCATACCAATACCTGCCGGGCCGTGGTGGACAGCCGCGTCTTGGCGCTGGAGCGCCAGGCGGTCGAAGAGATCCTGAAACAGAACCCGGAAATGGCGGGCAAAATCCTATCCCAGGTCGCCCGGGTCATGGCCTACCGGTTGAAGTATGCGAGTTTTGGATACCGGGGGGCAGCGATAGCGGCACCGGCCGGGGGCAAACAGCGCCTGGAACACGATCTGCTCGGTGAGCGGGAGGTGCCGGCCGATGCTTACTTTGGTGTCCAGACTCTCAGGGCCCTTGAGAACTATGACATCACCGGCATCCCGCTGTCGCATTTCCCCAACTTCGTCAAAGCCCTGGCGATGGTCAAAAAAGCGGCCGCCAAAGCCAATCAAAAGCTGGGAGACCTGGACAAAGAGGTGGGGGAGGCCATCTGCAAGGCCTGTGATGAAATCATTGCCGGCAATCTGCACGGCCAATTCGTCGTTGACATGATCCAGGGCGGCGCGGGCACCTCCACCAACATGAACGCCAACGAGGTCATCGCCAACCGGGCCCTGGAAATCCTCGGCCGCTCCAGGGGCGAATACGATATCATTCACCCCAACAATCATGTGAACAAATCGCAGTCCACGAACGACGCCTACCCCACGGCGATTCGGTTGGCCATCCTGCTCAGTTACAGCGAGCTCACCGACGCCCTGGCGGATCTGGCCTACGAACTGAAGCAGAAATCGGTGGAATTCTCGGATGTGATCAAAATGGGGCGCACGCAGCTCCAGGATGCCGTTCCCATGACCCTCGGGCAGGAATTCGAAGGCTTCCGGGTGACGGTCAAGGAGGACATCCAGCGGATCAACGTCGTGGTCCAGCTGTTCCGGGAGATCAACCTGGGGGCCACGGCCATCGGTACCGGCATCACGGCCAAACCGGAGTACTCCAGCCTGGCCATCGAGGAGCTCTCGCGGATCGCCAAATTCGAGCTGGTCCAAGCCGAAAACCTGATGGAGGCGACCTCCGACATGGGCGCCTTTGTCATGTTCTCGAGCGTGCTCAAACGGATTGCCGTCAAGATATCCAAAATCTGCAACGACCTGCGGCTGCTCAGCAGCGGCCCCCGGGCGGGGCTGAACGAAATCAACCTGCCCCCTATGGCGCCGGGGTCCTCCATCATGCCGGGCAAGGTCAACCCGGTGATCCCCGAGGTGGTCAATCAGGTGGCCTTTCAGGTCATTGGAAACGATTTGACCGTCACGCTGGCGGCCGAGGCCGGTCAGCTGCAGCTCAACGTCATGGAGCCGGTGCTCGCATTCAACTGTTTTCAATCGCTGAGGATGCTGATCCAGGCCGTCAACACCCTGACCCACCGCTGCATCAAGGGCATCACGGCCAACCGTGAGCGCTGCCGCGATTACGTGGCCAACAGCATCGGGATCGTCACGGCGCTGGTGCCCCACATCGGCTACGAAAACGCCACCCGGATCGCCAAAAAAGCGCTGGAGACAAATAAGAGCGTCATGGATCTGGTCCTGGAGGAAAACCTTCTGAACCAAAGCCAACTGGAAGACATTCTCTCTCCCCAGAAAATGACCCGGCCGCGGATTTAA